One Micromonas commoda chromosome 7, complete sequence genomic window carries:
- a CDS encoding Multidrug/Oligosaccharidyl-lipid/Polysaccharide flippase (multidrug efflux) translates to MRCAAVSRAPLTAARITPGPRERRSRGRCARVSAARWVDVPSGPGTRRSLVGHTHACHAPSRPGRLNQRSLGGSAASRRATSNPHRSRRPSARRFHRTRASGDTDGEAVSTSRAKDDDGARESDEGSLDAAIFALALPAVASLLLDPVLGVVDTAFVGRIRGEGAAEALGGLAVATAVFNFSFKLFNFLAEVTGPLVASQIAAAEAEATALDDAGTTTTNTTTNTTTTTRAEAAETVRGAMTLAVALGIFACVGLELGADSVLRWSGADGVSSGVANSGVDGGNMLRQAEAYLRVRALSAPAALIGTVAVGAYRGLLDTKTPLLVSGAANAVNLVMDPVLIFGFGPVPAFGVAGAAAATTTAEWIAAVVFWKMLVDEGLLPGMDGETRRRDQSQSQSTTEISGTLKGRTNDTGATDNLIGSPGSSIAGWFGALKPLAAGSASQLVRTLILQAVLLRATAEAAGAGAAAPHQICVQVWWVTLFALDALAVAAQSLVASSLGAGDMVSARQAADRCLRWALATGTAVGVGIYAAGPALPGVFTEDPSLIESTRGPLALVASLQPLNAAVFVGDGVLQGAADFDYLAMAMAASAAPAIVMLGAVGVGAETGVAQGAAAEVVSATALQGVWRAMAALQLGRAGTLSWRYWFDGRSPVASRERADEAGKENGE, encoded by the coding sequence ATGCGGTGCGCGGCggtatcgcgcgcgccgctgacCGCGGCGCGTATCACGCCCGGGCCGCGAGAGCGTCGCAGCCGCggccgatgcgcgcgcgtctccgccgcgagatgGGTCGACGTCCCGTCTGGACCGGGCACTCGACGTTCGCTCGTCGGCCACACGCACGCGTGCCATGCTCCATCGAGACCCGGGCGCTTGAACCAGCGAAGCCTCGGTGGCTCCGCGGCATCGCGCCGGGCCACGTCGAATCCCCACCGATCACGACGACCCAGCGCGCGCCGGTTCCATCGCACGAGGGCGTCCGGTGACACCGACGGCGAAGCGGTGTCCACGTCACGGGCGAaagacgacgatggcgcgcgcgagagtgATGAGGGGtcgttggacgcggcgattttcgcgctggcgctccccgccgtcgcctcgctctTACTCGACCCCGTGCTGGGCGTGGTGGACACCGCGTTCGTGGGCCGGAtccgaggcgaaggcgccgccgaggccctgGGAGgcctcgcggtcgccaccgcggtgttTAACTTTTCCTTCAAGCTGTTCAACTTTCTCGCAGAGGTCACCGgcccgctcgtcgcgtcgcaaatcgccgccgcagagGCGGAAGCCACGgctctcgacgacgccggcacgacgacgacaaacACGACGACaaacacgacgacgacgacgcgcgccgaggcggcggagaccgtgcggggcgcgatgaccttggcggtggcgctcgggatcttcgcgtgcgtcgggctggagctcggcgccgattCGGTTTTGCGGTGGTCCGGCGCAGACGGGGTATCGTCGGGCGTCGCTAACAGCGGAGTGGACGGCGGGAACATGTTACGTCAGGCGGAGGCGTACCTTCGCGTGCGTGCGTtatcggcgccggcggcgttgatcgggaccgtcgcggtcggggcGTACAGGGGTTTACTGGACACCAAGACCCCGCTGCTcgtgtccggcgcggcgaacgcggtcaACTTGGTGATGGACCCGGTGTTGATCTTCGGCTTTGGGCCCGTGCCCGCGTTTggggtggcgggcgcggcggcggcgaccacgacCGCGGAGtggatcgccgcggtggtgttcTGGAAGatgctcgtcgacgaggggtTGCTTCCGGGGATGGACGGggagacgcggcgacgggaccaGTCACAGTCACAGTCGACGACGGAAATTTCGGGAACTTTGAAGGGTCGAACGAACGACACCGGGGCGACTGACAACCTCATTGGATCTCCCGGCTCATCCATCGCGGGGTGGTTCGGCGCGTTGAaacccctcgccgccgggtcaGCCTCGCAACTCGTCCGCACGCTCATCTTACAGGCGGTTCTTCTCAGGGCCACCGCGGAAGCcgctggcgcgggcgcggcggcgccgcaccAGATTTGCGTTCAGGTGTGGTGGGTCACGCTgttcgcgctggacgcgttggcggtggcggcgcagAGCCTGGTCGCCTCTTCTCTGGGGGCGGGCGACATGGTGAGTGCGAGGCAAGCCGCGGATCGATGCCTGCGAtgggcgctcgcgacgggtACCGCGGTCGGAGTCGGCATCTacgcggcgggtcccgcgcTACCCGGCGTCTTCACCGAAGACCCGTCGCTCATAGAGAGCACCCGCGGCCCtctggcgctcgtcgcgtcgcttcagcccctgaacgcggcggtgttcgtcggggacggggtGTTGCAGGGCGCGGCCGATTTCGATTacctcgcgatggcgatggcggcgtcggcggcgcccgcgattGTGATGCTGGGAGCGGTTGGTGTCGGAGCGGAAACCGGCGTGGCGCAgggggccgccgcggaggttgtgtccgcgaccgcgctcCAAGGGGTTTGgcgcgccatggcggcgtTGCAGCTGGGCAGAGCGGGGACGTTGTCGTGGAGGTATTGGTTCGACGGGAGGAGCCCCGTGGCGTCGCGtgaacgcgcggacgaggctgGGAAGGAGAACGGGGAATAG